A stretch of the Streptococcus oralis genome encodes the following:
- the rimP gene encoding ribosome maturation factor RimP, which translates to MDAIATIVELVREVVEPVIQAPFELVDIEYGKIGSDMILSIFVDKPEGITLNDTADLTEIISPVLDTIKPDPFPEQYFLEITSPGLERPLKTKDAVAGAVGKYIHVGLYQAIDKQKVFEGTLLAFEDDELTVEYMDKTRKKTVQIPYSLVSKARLAVKL; encoded by the coding sequence GTGGACGCAATCGCAACAATCGTAGAATTAGTCAGAGAAGTTGTAGAACCTGTCATCCAAGCGCCTTTCGAGCTCGTGGATATCGAGTATGGAAAGATTGGCAGTGACATGATTCTCAGTATTTTTGTAGATAAACCCGAAGGAATTACCTTGAACGACACGGCAGACCTGACAGAAATCATCAGTCCTGTTCTTGATACTATCAAGCCTGATCCCTTCCCAGAACAATATTTCCTAGAAATCACCAGTCCAGGCTTGGAACGTCCTTTGAAAACTAAGGATGCCGTCGCTGGAGCAGTTGGAAAATACATCCATGTCGGGCTCTACCAAGCCATCGACAAGCAGAAAGTCTTTGAGGGAACCTTGTTGGCCTTTGAAGACGATGAGTTGACTGTGGAGTATATGGACAAAACACGTAAGAAAACTGTCCAAATTCCATACAGTTTAGTATCAAAAGCACGTTTAGCAGTAAAATTATAG
- the trmB gene encoding tRNA (guanosine(46)-N7)-methyltransferase TrmB: MRVRNRKGATELLEANPQYVVLNPLEAKGKWRDLFGNDHPIHVEVGSGKGAFVSGMAKQNPDINYIGIDIQKSVLSYALDKVLEVGVPNIKLLWVDGSDLTDYFEDGEIERLYLNFSDPWPKKRHEKRRLTYKSFLDTFKRILPENGEIHFKTDNRGLFEYSLVSFSQYGMKLNGVWLDLHASDFEGNVMTEYEQKFSSKGQVIYRVEAEF; this comes from the coding sequence ATGAGAGTTAGAAATCGTAAAGGGGCGACAGAATTACTAGAGGCTAATCCTCAGTATGTAGTCCTCAATCCCTTAGAAGCAAAAGGGAAATGGCGAGACTTGTTTGGAAATGATCATCCTATTCATGTTGAGGTTGGAAGTGGGAAAGGGGCCTTCGTATCTGGAATGGCCAAACAAAACCCTGACATCAACTACATCGGGATTGACATTCAAAAGTCAGTATTGAGTTATGCCTTGGACAAGGTGCTTGAAGTTGGAGTGCCCAATATCAAATTGCTGTGGGTAGATGGTTCAGATTTGACTGACTACTTTGAAGACGGGGAGATTGAACGTCTCTACCTAAACTTTTCAGATCCCTGGCCTAAAAAACGCCATGAAAAACGTCGTTTGACTTACAAGAGTTTCCTGGATACCTTCAAGCGCATCTTGCCTGAGAATGGGGAAATCCATTTCAAGACAGACAATCGTGGCTTATTTGAGTACAGTCTAGTGAGCTTTTCTCAGTATGGGATGAAACTCAATGGTGTTTGGCTGGACTTGCATGCCAGTGATTTTGAAGGCAATGTCATGACGGAGTATGAGCAAAAATTCTCCAGCAAAGGTCAAGTGATCTACCGAGTTGAGGCAGAATTTTAA